In the genome of Gemmatimonadota bacterium, one region contains:
- a CDS encoding aminopeptidase, whose translation MGLLISAIALLLGYGGAYVASSEVRYLSRAGIEETRILMGRTPITRVATDTTQSDSVRAMAKLVIEVRGYAARLGLKAGETYTSYSDVGRDTLLLVLTASPKTCLCPVTWRYPIAGRVPYKGFFNFDEGKRAAASYADKGYDINLRPSAAFSTLGWFNDPLLSTALTRDSVELAALVFHEIAHNTIWVKGATDFNESFAQWVGYRAAEKFFLARGDTALSFRAADRWHDEQLLASYYERLLGQLDSLYARKLPPAQNDSGRAAVARWSVDTLNGPLGQSLRTIRTARFTERPINNAALLGVRLYRTQLALFDSWDAAYRGDLTRALYTLGALLEDAKGSEAFERMRGMVKTIRPIVTTPPALQPPQ comes from the coding sequence ATGGGACTGCTGATTTCCGCCATTGCCCTGCTGCTGGGTTACGGCGGCGCGTATGTCGCCTCCTCGGAGGTGCGCTATCTGTCGCGCGCCGGCATCGAGGAAACCCGCATCCTGATGGGCCGCACGCCAATTACCCGCGTGGCGACCGACACCACCCAGTCCGATTCGGTGCGGGCGATGGCGAAGCTGGTGATTGAAGTGCGCGGCTACGCGGCGCGACTGGGGCTCAAGGCGGGCGAGACCTACACCAGTTACAGTGACGTCGGCCGTGACACCCTGCTGCTGGTGCTCACTGCGTCGCCAAAGACCTGTCTCTGCCCGGTCACCTGGCGCTATCCCATCGCCGGACGAGTGCCCTACAAGGGCTTCTTCAATTTCGACGAAGGGAAGCGCGCCGCGGCCAGCTATGCCGACAAGGGTTACGACATCAATCTGCGCCCGTCGGCGGCCTTCTCGACACTCGGCTGGTTCAACGATCCGTTGCTCTCGACCGCACTCACTCGTGATTCGGTCGAACTTGCGGCACTGGTCTTTCACGAAATCGCGCACAATACCATCTGGGTGAAGGGTGCCACCGATTTCAACGAGAGCTTTGCGCAGTGGGTGGGCTATCGGGCCGCCGAGAAATTCTTTCTCGCCCGCGGCGACACCGCCCTCTCGTTCCGTGCCGCCGATCGCTGGCACGATGAACAGCTCCTCGCGAGCTACTACGAACGACTCCTCGGCCAGCTCGATTCGCTCTACGCGCGCAAGCTGCCGCCGGCGCAGAACGACAGTGGCCGCGCGGCGGTCGCCCGCTGGAGCGTCGACACGCTCAACGGTCCGCTCGGGCAATCCTTGCGCACCATCCGGACGGCCCGCTTCACGGAGCGTCCGATCAACAACGCGGCACTGCTCGGCGTCCGGCTCTACCGGACCCAGCTCGCGCTCTTCGATAGCTGGGACGCCGCCTACCGCGGTGATCTCACCCGCGCGCTCTACACCCTCGGTGCACTGCTCGAGGACGCCAAGGGGAGCGAGGCCTTCGAACGGATGCGCGGGATGGTGAAGACCATCCGCCCGATTGTCACAACTCCCCCCGCGTTGCAGCCGCCGCAGTAA
- a CDS encoding M20/M25/M40 family metallo-hydrolase encodes MDNEFVNREEPRLLAELFEFLAIPSISTLPAHADDCRRAAQWLVDQLFRLGCPTVQLIEGAGHPVVWGESPHVPGAPTLLIYGHYDVQPPDPLDEWHTPPFVPSIRDGQLFARGAIDDKGQVFCLLKAYEATLTGEKQPPINVRFLFEGEEECGGRVIFDLLAAEPQRTAVDAVLVADMSYYAKGWPAVYTALRGMCYAELHVRTLQRDLHSGSYGGVAPNAIETLCRMLTDLKGPGGKIHVPKLYKNIEAPSKAERKGWNSLPFDEEKFLHDEVTGKALTGLTRFTVFERTWALPTFEIHGIRGGFTGEGAKTVIPAAGVAKISMRLVPGLSLEFAKAQLQKAVAKVAPDYADWELKFLHGGDPVQVDVTHPVFGVLDRAFEEVVGRPTVAVRAGGSIPIVPELGRSGAPVLLTGIGLPDDGLHSPNEKVDLSQLWDGIRVFGRFFELMAEG; translated from the coding sequence ATGGACAATGAATTCGTCAATCGCGAAGAACCCCGCCTGTTGGCGGAGCTCTTCGAGTTTCTCGCGATCCCGAGCATCAGCACCCTGCCGGCCCACGCCGACGACTGTCGTCGCGCGGCGCAGTGGCTGGTTGACCAGCTCTTCAGGCTCGGCTGCCCCACCGTCCAGCTGATCGAGGGAGCCGGCCACCCGGTGGTGTGGGGCGAGAGTCCGCACGTTCCCGGCGCGCCGACGCTGCTCATTTACGGCCACTACGATGTCCAGCCGCCCGATCCGCTCGACGAGTGGCACACGCCACCGTTCGTGCCATCGATTCGCGACGGTCAGCTCTTCGCGCGGGGCGCGATCGACGACAAGGGCCAGGTGTTCTGCCTGCTCAAGGCGTATGAGGCGACACTCACTGGCGAGAAGCAGCCGCCGATCAACGTGCGCTTTCTCTTCGAAGGCGAAGAGGAATGCGGTGGCCGGGTGATCTTCGACCTGCTCGCGGCCGAACCGCAGCGGACCGCGGTGGATGCGGTGCTGGTGGCCGACATGTCGTACTATGCCAAGGGATGGCCGGCGGTCTACACTGCGTTGCGCGGCATGTGCTACGCCGAACTGCACGTGCGCACGCTGCAGCGCGACCTCCACTCCGGCAGCTACGGCGGCGTGGCGCCGAACGCCATCGAGACGCTTTGCCGGATGCTCACCGACCTCAAGGGCCCCGGCGGCAAGATCCACGTGCCGAAGCTCTACAAGAACATCGAGGCGCCGAGCAAGGCCGAGCGGAAGGGATGGAATTCGCTGCCGTTCGACGAGGAGAAGTTCCTGCACGACGAAGTCACCGGCAAGGCACTCACCGGTCTCACGCGGTTCACGGTTTTCGAGCGGACCTGGGCACTGCCGACGTTCGAGATTCACGGCATTCGCGGTGGCTTCACCGGCGAAGGGGCCAAGACGGTGATTCCCGCCGCCGGCGTCGCCAAGATCTCGATGCGACTGGTGCCGGGACTGTCGCTCGAGTTCGCGAAGGCACAACTGCAGAAGGCGGTGGCGAAAGTCGCCCCCGACTACGCCGATTGGGAACTCAAGTTCCTCCACGGCGGCGATCCGGTGCAGGTCGACGTCACGCATCCGGTATTCGGCGTCCTCGACCGCGCCTTCGAGGAAGTGGTCGGGCGTCCCACAGTCGCCGTGCGCGCTGGTGGTTCCATTCCGATCGTCCCCGAACTCGGCCGCAGCGGTGCGCCAGTCTTGCTCACCGGCATCGGCCTTCCGGATGACGGACTCCACTCACCGAACGAGAAGGTCGACCTGAGCCAGCTCTGGGATGGGATTCGGGTGTTTGGACGGTTCTTTGAGTTGATGGCCGAAGGATGA
- a CDS encoding ATP-binding protein gives MLRAFSRLSIQWKLPLLVAAVMLVVTGALLYTAYREVRQTAVLAAEERVQNIVGQMATSLAASSRSSEQEAHRLASLPQARAYFRSPSPATHAKLMSAIDSMVGVDTSVSAIGLRDTLGQVIQLDGRHVASVRALHLMELGQIAHSADSSLVGPLQTVGDTLFYPTVAVVADPGHILGYLVRWRAVPPRAGARERIAVLLGTGSTLIFGSKGDGWNDQAGPTRQPTLALEPTSKAIRYRDSLDGTPYVAAVGRDPVSGWYAVLQVPDSIVSAPAQRFVTDVGLVALGIIALGLLLVWGLGHRITVPLRRLTTAAEVMGTGEFPTRLTPGSEDEMGRLALAFNQMADQVEHEVHARSASETQWRLLFKNHPHPMWVYDPTTLQFLAVNDAAIAGYGYSREAFLEMTIDQIRPPEQVALMLKHVAGAAQENLVTGEFRHRRKDGKYFDVEVTGNAVEFNGKIARLVLAQDVSSRKVLESQLRQAQKMEAVGRLAGGVAHDFNNMLAVIMTYTELVRLDTPDSDAHASDLDEVKAAAERAHSLTKQLLMFSRQSVLQPAVIDPNKTIAGIDQMLRRLIGEDIEVMTRLSPDAGAVRADPGQFEQILMNLAVNARDAMPTGGALTIRTEGIAIDEASRQLHGLPQPGRYVVISISDSGTGMSPETRARIFEPFFTTKEVGKGTGLGLATVYAIVTQSGGSVSVYSELGFGTTFRLYFPSETTSGVAPSRLTSTSATVGGNETILLVEDDAAVRGAATDVLQRLGYTVIAAHGAADALERMQGHPDRIHLVLSDVVMPGADGPTLIAQIREHRPEIKALLMSGYLGDAISTRGVLNSGIPFLEKPFTVDRLGRKVREVLDDG, from the coding sequence ATGCTACGTGCCTTTTCCCGGCTTTCAATTCAATGGAAGCTGCCGCTGCTCGTCGCAGCGGTCATGCTGGTGGTGACCGGAGCGTTGCTCTACACCGCCTACCGCGAGGTGCGCCAGACAGCGGTCCTGGCTGCCGAGGAGCGGGTCCAGAACATCGTCGGCCAGATGGCCACCTCGCTCGCTGCCTCGAGTCGCAGCAGTGAACAGGAAGCGCATCGACTGGCCTCACTTCCCCAGGCGCGAGCGTACTTTCGCTCGCCCAGCCCCGCGACTCATGCAAAGCTGATGTCCGCCATCGATTCCATGGTCGGTGTTGATACCAGCGTGTCGGCGATCGGGCTGCGCGACACGCTGGGGCAGGTCATTCAACTCGATGGGCGCCATGTCGCCTCGGTGCGCGCGCTCCACCTGATGGAACTCGGTCAGATCGCTCACTCCGCTGATTCATCGCTCGTTGGTCCGCTCCAGACAGTTGGCGATACTCTCTTCTATCCCACCGTGGCCGTCGTCGCCGATCCGGGCCACATCCTGGGGTACCTGGTGCGCTGGCGCGCCGTGCCGCCGCGCGCAGGAGCGCGTGAGCGAATCGCTGTGCTGCTGGGGACGGGGAGTACGCTGATTTTCGGCAGCAAGGGTGATGGCTGGAACGACCAGGCCGGGCCGACCAGGCAACCGACGCTCGCACTCGAGCCCACGAGCAAAGCGATCCGTTACCGCGACTCGCTTGATGGTACGCCGTACGTGGCGGCCGTGGGCCGCGATCCGGTCTCGGGGTGGTATGCCGTACTCCAGGTGCCCGATTCGATCGTGAGCGCACCGGCGCAACGATTCGTGACCGACGTCGGCCTGGTCGCACTCGGAATCATTGCGCTGGGGCTGTTGCTCGTATGGGGGCTCGGCCATCGGATCACGGTCCCACTTCGTCGCCTCACGACCGCGGCCGAAGTGATGGGAACGGGAGAGTTCCCGACCCGGCTGACGCCGGGGTCGGAAGATGAAATGGGCCGACTCGCGCTCGCGTTCAATCAGATGGCCGATCAGGTCGAGCACGAGGTCCACGCGCGCTCCGCCTCGGAGACGCAGTGGCGCCTGCTGTTCAAGAATCACCCGCACCCGATGTGGGTCTACGACCCGACCACCCTGCAGTTTCTCGCCGTCAACGACGCGGCGATCGCCGGGTACGGCTACTCGCGGGAAGCCTTCCTCGAAATGACGATCGATCAGATCCGTCCGCCCGAACAGGTCGCTCTGATGCTCAAGCATGTCGCCGGGGCGGCGCAGGAAAACCTGGTGACCGGCGAATTCCGCCATCGTCGCAAGGACGGCAAGTATTTCGATGTCGAGGTCACTGGCAACGCGGTCGAGTTCAATGGCAAGATCGCGCGCCTGGTCCTCGCGCAGGATGTCTCCTCACGGAAGGTGCTCGAATCGCAGCTGCGGCAGGCGCAGAAAATGGAAGCAGTCGGCCGCCTCGCCGGCGGCGTGGCGCACGACTTCAACAACATGCTTGCTGTGATCATGACCTACACCGAGCTGGTGCGCCTCGACACGCCAGACAGTGATGCGCATGCGAGCGACCTCGATGAGGTGAAGGCCGCGGCCGAGCGGGCGCACTCCCTCACCAAGCAGCTGCTGATGTTCTCGCGACAGAGCGTACTGCAGCCCGCGGTCATTGATCCGAACAAGACGATCGCCGGGATCGACCAGATGCTGCGACGGCTCATCGGCGAGGACATCGAAGTCATGACGCGTCTTTCCCCCGACGCAGGCGCCGTTCGTGCCGATCCGGGGCAGTTCGAGCAGATCCTGATGAACCTCGCCGTTAACGCGCGTGATGCGATGCCCACCGGCGGTGCCCTCACCATCCGCACCGAAGGGATCGCGATCGACGAGGCGAGTCGGCAACTGCACGGCCTGCCGCAGCCGGGCCGGTATGTCGTGATCTCGATCAGTGATTCCGGAACTGGGATGTCACCCGAGACGCGCGCCCGGATTTTCGAGCCGTTCTTCACGACCAAGGAAGTCGGCAAGGGCACCGGGCTCGGGCTCGCCACGGTCTATGCCATCGTGACCCAGAGCGGTGGCAGTGTCAGCGTCTATTCCGAACTCGGCTTCGGCACAACCTTCCGGCTCTACTTCCCGTCGGAGACGACCAGCGGAGTCGCGCCGTCCCGACTCACATCGACGTCGGCCACGGTGGGCGGCAACGAAACCATTTTGCTGGTCGAGGATGACGCTGCCGTGCGTGGCGCCGCGACCGATGTCCTCCAGCGCCTCGGCTACACTGTGATCGCGGCGCACGGCGCCGCGGATGCGCTTGAGCGGATGCAGGGCCACCCCGACCGGATCCATCTGGTCCTCTCCGACGTGGTCATGCCCGGCGCCGACGGGCCGACGCTGATCGCGCAGATTCGCGAGCATCGACCGGAGATCAAGGCATTGCTGATGTCTGGGTACCTCGGCGACGCGATTTCCACGCGCGGCGTCCTCAACTCCGGCATCCCGTTTCTCGAGAAGCCGTTCACGGTAGACAGACTCGGCCGGAAGGTGAGGGAGGTGCTGGATGATGGATGA